Within the Pseudomonadota bacterium genome, the region TGCCGGTAGCTTTCATCGCCACCATAGATGAGAGTGGGAGTGGTGTAGATGTCTTTGGCCAGGGAAAGCCATTTTTTCAGACCGGCAGTTGATTCTTTGGTCAGGGTTTTACCGGATTTGATTTCCAGGGGCATCAGTCTGCCGTGTTGTTCAGCGATGACGTCCACTTCATTGCCGTTACTATCCCGCCAGAAAAACAGGTCCGCCCGT harbors:
- a CDS encoding DUF4143 domain-containing protein, whose product is RADLFFWRDSNGNEVDVIAEQHGRLMPLEIKSGKTLTKESTAGLKKWLSLAKDIYTTPTLIYGGDESYRHNDIRITGWQESGAIF